One genomic segment of Aquipluma nitroreducens includes these proteins:
- a CDS encoding Gfo/Idh/MocA family protein — translation MGSNRREFLRNSLMGAGLIATGFTSQAASFRNEVVSKQKGQNSAQRFNMSGYAAPKLDKVRIGFVGLGMRGPGAVERMSYIDGVEIVALCDQYPDRVEAMQKLLEKQGLPQAKSYSGSKDAWKAMCENPDIDLIYITTPWSWHTPMAVYAMEHGKHAATEVPAAVTIDECWQLVETSERTKKHCMMLENCCYDFFELLTLNMARQGYFGEIIHGEGAYIHNLLGLNFDKKGYAEMWRLKENQHRNGNLYPTHGLGPICQVMNINRGDQMEYLTSMSSADFQMAAHAKELAASDNFFNEFTTDHYRGNMNTTTVRTANGRTIMIQHDVTSPRVYSRLHLVSGTKGMASKYPDARIATSHEWLKEDEMKKLEEQYTPEIVKRIGEMAKKVGGHGGMDFMMDWRLIDCLRNGLPLDQNVYDAALWSAIAPLSEKSVANRSNSVDIPDFTNGAWKTNAPVELTLKGGGTTGVREKKENDSKQLNVK, via the coding sequence ATGGGTTCAAACAGAAGAGAGTTCCTCCGGAACAGCCTCATGGGCGCCGGATTAATAGCCACTGGATTTACCAGTCAGGCGGCATCTTTCAGGAATGAGGTAGTTTCAAAACAAAAAGGGCAAAACAGTGCTCAACGTTTTAACATGTCGGGTTATGCTGCCCCAAAACTCGACAAGGTACGCATTGGATTTGTCGGGTTAGGTATGCGCGGGCCAGGCGCCGTTGAGCGGATGTCGTACATCGACGGGGTTGAAATTGTAGCTTTGTGCGATCAATACCCTGACCGGGTTGAAGCGATGCAAAAATTGCTCGAAAAACAGGGCTTACCTCAGGCAAAATCATACTCCGGAAGCAAAGATGCATGGAAAGCCATGTGCGAAAATCCGGATATTGATCTGATTTACATTACCACACCCTGGTCATGGCATACACCAATGGCTGTTTATGCTATGGAGCATGGCAAACACGCAGCCACAGAGGTTCCGGCAGCTGTTACCATCGACGAATGCTGGCAACTGGTTGAAACTTCGGAACGCACGAAAAAGCATTGCATGATGCTGGAGAATTGCTGCTACGATTTCTTCGAATTACTGACATTGAACATGGCTCGTCAAGGTTATTTTGGTGAAATTATTCACGGGGAAGGCGCTTACATCCACAACCTGTTAGGCCTGAATTTCGATAAAAAAGGTTATGCCGAAATGTGGCGCTTGAAAGAAAACCAACACCGCAACGGAAACCTATACCCCACGCACGGATTGGGCCCGATTTGCCAGGTGATGAATATTAATCGCGGCGACCAAATGGAATACCTAACCTCCATGTCGTCAGCCGATTTCCAGATGGCAGCACATGCCAAAGAACTGGCAGCCAGCGACAATTTCTTTAACGAGTTTACAACCGATCATTACCGCGGAAACATGAATACAACCACGGTACGCACAGCCAATGGCCGAACCATCATGATTCAGCACGATGTTACCAGTCCAAGGGTATATTCAAGACTTCATCTGGTAAGCGGCACCAAAGGCATGGCCAGTAAATATCCTGATGCACGCATTGCAACCAGCCACGAATGGTTGAAAGAGGACGAAATGAAAAAACTGGAAGAACAATACACGCCCGAAATTGTGAAACGAATTGGCGAAATGGCCAAAAAGGTAGGCGGACATGGCGGCATGGACTTTATGATGGACTGGCGCCTGATCGACTGTTTGCGAAATGGCCTTCCACTCGATCAAAATGTATATGATGCAGCTTTGTGGAGCGCCATTGCACCACTCAGCGAAAAATCGGTAGCCAACCGCTCCAACTCGGTTGATATTCCTGACTTTACCAATGGCGCTTGGAAAACCAACGCACCTGTAGAACTGACGCTAAAAGGCGGCGGAACCACCGGCGTGAGAGAAAAAAAGGAGAATGATTCGAAACAGCTAAATGTAAAATAG